A genomic segment from Flavobacterium litorale encodes:
- the folK gene encoding 2-amino-4-hydroxy-6-hydroxymethyldihydropteridine diphosphokinase yields the protein MKFQNQVILSIGSNQGNRQEHITSAIFCIHNTIATVVQVSALYETPAWGFESDDFYNCAIIVHTHKTPQVLLEALLAAEQVAGRTRQAGKGYQARSIDIDVIAFNDAILTTDTLTIPHPRMHERNFVLYPLRDVAPRWEHPVTHKTIDALIANSPDGSTCKKVAELIPPLQAYNLKNLNYLAIEGNIGAGKTTLSGTIAEDFNAKLVLERFADNPFLPKFYNDQSRYAFSLEMAFLADRYHQLSDDLAQFDLFRDFVVADYHIFKSLIFAKVTLNEDEYRLYRKLFDIIYKEMPKPDLYVYLYQNTDRLLHHIKKRGRDYEQNITPEYLEKINKGYLDYINAQPNLNVLLLDVSDRDFVRNQEDYIWILNQIQAKLQ from the coding sequence ATGAAGTTTCAAAACCAAGTTATCCTATCCATAGGCAGTAACCAAGGCAACAGGCAGGAGCACATTACTTCGGCAATTTTTTGCATACACAATACTATTGCCACAGTAGTACAGGTTTCTGCGTTATACGAAACACCTGCATGGGGGTTTGAGAGCGATGATTTTTACAATTGTGCTATAATAGTGCATACCCACAAAACACCGCAGGTATTATTAGAGGCATTACTAGCAGCCGAGCAAGTAGCAGGGCGCACAAGGCAAGCAGGTAAAGGCTACCAAGCCCGTAGTATAGATATAGATGTTATAGCATTTAATGATGCGATACTAACTACCGATACCCTAACCATACCCCACCCACGCATGCACGAGAGGAATTTTGTGCTGTACCCTTTGCGGGATGTTGCCCCCCGTTGGGAGCACCCCGTTACACACAAAACTATTGATGCGCTAATTGCCAATTCGCCCGACGGTAGTACGTGCAAAAAGGTAGCAGAGTTAATACCGCCTTTACAAGCCTATAACCTTAAGAACCTTAATTACCTTGCTATAGAAGGGAATATTGGTGCGGGGAAAACAACACTATCGGGGACTATTGCCGAAGATTTTAACGCCAAACTGGTTTTAGAGCGTTTTGCCGACAACCCTTTTTTACCTAAGTTTTATAATGACCAAAGCCGTTATGCTTTTTCGTTAGAAATGGCTTTTTTGGCAGACAGGTACCACCAACTATCAGATGATTTGGCGCAGTTCGATTTATTTCGCGATTTTGTGGTGGCAGATTATCACATTTTTAAATCGCTTATATTTGCTAAAGTTACCCTTAACGAAGATGAATACAGGTTGTACCGCAAGCTGTTTGATATTATTTACAAAGAAATGCCCAAGCCCGATTTGTACGTGTACCTGTACCAAAATACCGATAGGTTATTGCACCATATTAAAAAGCGCGGACGCGATTACGAGCAAAACATTACACCCGAATATTTAGAGAAAATAAATAAGGGCTATTTGGACTATATTAACGCACAGCCCAATTTAAATGTATTGCTATTGGATGTTTCTGATAGGGATTTTGTGCGTAACCAAGAGGACTACATTTGGATTCTCAACCAAATACAAGCTAAACTCCAATAG
- a CDS encoding HAD hydrolase-like protein, producing the protein MKAKLILFDFDGTLVDSKAIFFDLYNQLAKQKGFTCIDAENINHLRSLSIKQRSKYLGIPMYKVPFIAKTLVKQFYSSLSQLTFNPEIKELLLSLKAEGYTYCIVSTNAKKNIQAFFGMQNVAVPEVYTSSKIFGKDKLLRKLLKTKKLHPKQVLYIGDEARDIAACKKCGIPIVWVRWGYDNYDAIAQLPPDYIAANPEQLTNLLHELVSAQG; encoded by the coding sequence ATGAAAGCAAAACTAATTCTTTTTGATTTTGATGGTACATTAGTCGATTCCAAAGCAATATTTTTCGATTTGTACAACCAGCTTGCAAAGCAAAAAGGATTTACGTGTATTGATGCCGAAAACATAAACCACCTCCGAAGCCTTAGTATAAAACAACGCTCCAAATACTTAGGCATACCCATGTATAAAGTCCCGTTTATAGCAAAAACACTAGTAAAGCAATTTTACAGTTCTTTATCCCAACTTACATTTAATCCTGAAATAAAAGAGCTATTACTTTCGCTTAAAGCAGAAGGATATACGTATTGCATTGTTTCGACCAATGCCAAGAAAAATATCCAAGCCTTTTTTGGGATGCAAAATGTAGCAGTACCCGAAGTGTATACCTCCAGTAAAATATTTGGTAAAGATAAATTGTTACGAAAATTACTTAAAACCAAAAAGCTACACCCCAAACAGGTACTTTACATTGGCGATGAAGCCCGTGATATTGCAGCGTGCAAAAAATGTGGTATTCCTATTGTTTGGGTACGTTGGGGATACGACAACTACGATGCCATTGCCCAATTACCACCCGATTACATTGCTGCCAACCCCGAGCAGTTAACTAATTTGTTGCACGAATTGGTTAGCGCACAAGGCTAA